From bacterium:
AACCTACTTCTGCGCTTGCCCCTGCACCGATAATGAAAACAGTTTTCATATCCGTAATCCTCGATGTATTTATATTCTCTTACTTAATCAATTTTCCGTCCCAGAGTTGATCCAAAAAATAGCGCCAGGGCATAATATGGATATTTCCAACCACGCGCGGTTTTTGAACCATGGCAACCACAATGGCATGCTTTACGGAATATTCTTCCATAAATGCCCTGAGATTTTTGAGATGATGCGGCGTAACATTTTCAGTCCCCTTCACCTCCAATGCGATCTCATGTTCCCCCAAAATAAAATCCACTTCCAGTTGAGAAGCTGTTCGCCAATAAGCCAGAGAGTAATCCAGACCTGAATAGTGTCGATGCGCAGAAATTTCCTGAAAAATAAAATGCTCGAACGCCTTGCCGAAATTCTCACTACGCGGGAAAATTTTTCCGCGCCGCAAAAGTATATTGGTCATTCCCATATCAAAAAAATAAAATTTTGGTGCATGAATGACACGCCGCTTGGGACGTTTTCGAAAGGATGGCAGCATGCGGCCGATAAACGTATCCTGTAAAATTTGAAAATATTCCTTCACCGTCGGTGCACTCACACCGCTTTCAGAAGCAATGTTCTGGTAGTTGAGCATCTCTCCATGACTAAATGCAGCCGCCTCCAGGAACCGTCCAAAAGCCGGTATATTGCGGATATGCGCTTCCGCGGCGATCTCTTCACGTAAATAATCTCCAATATAGGACTTAATGAGTATTTCCGGATGATCGGATAAATAATGCCTGGGTAATAATCCGTGATTCAGCGCACGCAAGAGATCAAAATGAGGCAGCTCTTTATAGATAAACGGATAGAGTTCATAGCGGATGGCACGGCCGCCAAGCAAATTAGCGGCACTGCGTTTTAATTTCCTCGCGCTTGAACCACATAAAATGAATTGCTTTCCATGATTGACCATCAGCCATTGAATATCATCCAACAGGGCCGGTACTTTTTGAACCTCATCAATAATAACAGGCTGTTGCTGTGTATCTTGCTGTATGGCGAGAACTTCTTCACGGAGTGTTGCCGGCCGGCGATTGATCCTCTCAAATTCATCGGATAAGAGCAAATCATAATAAGGTGCGTGAGGAAACCTCTGTTTCAACAGTGTGCTTTTACCTGTTTGGCGTGGTCCCCATAAGAATGCTGTTTCTTTGTCTATGAGATGTATTTTTTGTAAACGTTTTATCATGATAAAACAAAGTATACTTTATTTTATCATGATAGTCAAAAGTTTATTTTGCCATATCATCATAACTGTCCAAACAAACAACTCCCATGATGTAGAATCACCCTGATTCCCTATTGCAATGCTTTTTGCTTGGTTCTGGCTTTCTTGATGTTCTCTTGGGCGCCGGGATAATCGGGAATTAGGGTCAGGGTGTCCTGCCAGTTGGCGATCGCCTGTTTCAGTTGGCTCAAGGTATAGTCCTGAATACCCTGTACATAGTGTTTCTTGGCCAAGACACGGAACGCAGCCTCATTTTGCCTAAGCAAACTTTTCGCTTTGGCATGGCCCGGCGAGACTTTCAGAATCTTGCGCCACCGGGAGGCGGCTTTGACCAGATCACCGCTTCCCAAATAACGCTTACCATCTGCGATCCACTTAGTGATCTGGTCCGCACGCAGCCGTATGGCCTCGGATTTGTATTTTCGGGCATTTTTATGCTTAGGTGCTTTTTTCAAAACCATGTTCCATTTTTGAATCGCGCCGTAATAATCACCTTTTCCAAACCGCGTGAGTCCGGCCAGATACCATTCCTGAATACGCGGATCTTTGAAACGCTTGCTTCCCTTGGCCATCTCCTGGCGCGTTTTTGCCAGCATTTCTTTTGCCTCTTGATGTGTTGCGGCAATCGCCAATATCCCCTGGCAAGCCAACAAAGCATCCGCCCATTGTTCGCGTTTAAATGCTGCTCGCCCGGCACGCATTTTTTTTTGAATTTCTTTGGCATAATATTTTTTTTGAATCCCGTCCAATGCCTTTGCAGCAGATGTGTTTCCCGCATCAATAAGCAATATACGCTGATACTCATCCATGGCATCTGTATACTGCTTGTTTTGTCTGTAGTGGTCGGCTTTGGCAAAGCGGGATATCAATTCCGCACGACGCTCCTGGGTACGTAAACCGGCCTTAGCTTTTTCCAGATTTTGCGCCGCTTGAACATCATTGGGTTGAAATGTCAGTACTTTTTGATAATGATCAATGGCTTCGGCATAGCTTTCTGCCTGTAGTGCCGTCTGGCCTTTTTGCCGCGCCTTTGAGATCAGTGCCTGTTTCTCTGATACCAAGGCCCGGCCGCCGCCAAAAAAATAAGTAAAACTGGCACGGTGCCCGTAACCCAGATCACCTTGCGGGATAAGTGCATAATCCAGCTGGTAACCCTGGATATTGAATCCCAACCCCGCCCGAAGCCCGGAAAGGGAATCCAAGCCCTCCTGTTCCGGCCGGTAAAAATATCCGGCGCGCAAAGCAAAAAGATTACGATACCAGTATTCTGCACCCAGACCATAGCGGTACCACCCCGGAAAGGTCCGGACAATATCCGCAGTAATATTTAATTCATCCTTAAAAAACCTGGCGGCACCACCCAAACGCATGGTCAAGGGAAGCGAATAACCAGCCACCGGCAATCCGGCATTTTGCAGCACGGCGCCCACTGACCACCACTGGCCAGGTTGACGATAAAGGGCCCCAAGATCCAGATAACCGCTCTGATACGTCACATCATCCAACTGCTCGTGTGCATAGTTCAAACTTCCGCCCACAGAAATACCATAAGCAATCGGCATGGCAAAGGCCAAACCGGCAGTCAGGCTGTAAGGCCGAAATCCCGAACCAACAGGCCGTCTTCATCCCGGCGTAATTGGATATCAGAATTGAGATAAGAGACTTGGGCCGCAGCACAACCTCCGAATACCGGATACGTCCCAGCCAGATATTCCTGACGCAGGTTGCTGATCCACTGGTTGTGCATAAATAAAATCTGGATATCCTGAATCTGTGACAAGCCGCTTGGATTCCAGGATAATGCTGTAACATCATCTGCCAGACCGGTAAATGCCTCACCCATGCCATACGCTCGCGGACCGGCGCCTAGTTGAAGAAAGGACATGGCACGTTTAGAAGCCGGACGGTCACCGGCCCAAAGCACGGATGTCTGCATCATAAGGATACCCACAAAAAAAACACTGCCGAATCGGCTCATTTTATTCATTTAATCACCGTCAACTTTCCATCCTTGAAGCTGCTCACGCTGCCTTGATTGTTTCTGGCTGTGACTTTGTATAAATAAACCCCAGGTGCTACACCGGACACTTGCCAATGGTGCCGGTTAAACCGCCCGCCAATCCCCGGTCCTTCCCAATCCCAAACCAGTTCCGCGCTTTGGTTATATACCCGGATCAAGACAGTCGCGTCTTCTTCCAGCCAGTATAAAAAGGTAAGACGATCACCCCGGCTGGAATTGGGATAACTGATCGCTTCATCCTTGCCAATCAAAGGCGAGAGTGTAAAATCCGCCCGATCACCGGCATTGAGATTTGCAATGGTCTGACTCTTCATGCCCAATGCACTGGCCTTGACTGAGTGCGAACCATCACTGAGAGGCGATAAAATATAATTTCCACCATTATCCGGTACAGTTTGGAGTACCACCTGGTTTGATGCATCCAATAACATAACCCTTGGGTTTTCTAAACGTCCATTCCCATGTGATTTAACCACGCCGGCAATCGTGGTCTGGGCAACAAGTGTGATATTAGCATTCTCAGTTTCTTCACCCAAAGTCACCATAAAACCTTTTGATGATGATGAATACCCAGCTGCCTGCACTTCCACATCAAATTCCCCACTATGTAAACCCATAATCTTATACGCACCATTTCTTTCACAAACACCAAACCGGGTAGGGATACGATTATCAATCCCCGGCACCGTAATCTGTGCCATAGCGGATGGCACGGCCGCCAAGCAAATTAGCAGCACTGCGTTTTAGTTTCCTCGCGCTCGAACCACATAAAATGAATTGTTTTTCATGATTGACCATCAACCATTGAATATCATCCAGTAGGGCCGGTACTTTTTGAACCTCATCAATAATGATAGGTTGGTGATGCGTATCCTGCTGCATGGCAAGAACTTCTTTGCGGAGTGTTGCCAGCCGACGATTGCTCCTCTCAAATTTATCAGATAAGATCAGATTATAATAAGACGCGTGAGGAAACCTCTGTTTTAACAGTGTACTTTTCCCTGTTTGGCACGGCCCCCATAAAAAGGCTGTTTCTTTGTCAATAAGATGTATTTCTTGCAATCGTTTTATCATGATAGTCAAAGGTTAATTTATGGTTATTCCACAATTACTCCCATATTCAACGCCAACATTAGTAACTAATTGCAATTTTCCCTGGCTCCAACTTTTTTGTCCCTTCGGGTAAAGTAAGAATGATCTGATACAAATAAATCCCCGGTGCACAGGATCCAGTCTGCCATGTCAGGGTGTTTCCAGTCAAAGAATCTCCCTGTATGACCGCAGCTTTCTCTCCGTTCATTTGATAAACAACGATGCGGGCTGCACTTGCGCGAATATCGTTCCATAAAAACGTAACTGTCTCTTAAGCGGGGTTAGGATATGCCCAAACCCGGTTTTGTTCCATATAAAAAAACAGCTCCTTTTTCGCCGTCTGGGTTGTTGTGGCGGAACGCTCAAACGATGTTGATGTTCTAGTTGACGTCAATGAATGAAAAGGTGTGTGTGTTACTGAAGCTGTCCTACTGGGTGAAGGTAAAATTGTTGTCAAAGATGTCGGTGTCAGTGTCAAAGTTGAGATAGCAGTTCGAGTTGCAGTCAAAATCAGGCTGGGTGTCATACTCGGTGAAATTGTTAGTGTTGACGAAGGGGTTATACTCGGTATTGATGTAGGTGTTGAAGAATTTGTAGGCGTCAGAGTGGGTGTGCAAGTGGCAGTATTGGTAGGTGTAAATGTGTAGGTAAAATCTCCTTGAACAACAACAAAATCAACTACAATGCTTTCCTCGATAGGCCAACCAAAGGCATTTATGCGAATAACAACATTTAGCGTTTGTGTCCCATGCAATCCTGTTCGTGTTGGAATATCAAAAAAATACAAACCCGGCGATGTCTCTTCGCCAAGCAAATACTCTACGCTTCCCCTACGAACACCTATTTGAAATGTTCCGCCCCCTAAAAAAACATCGCTAACACGAACATAAAGTTCGTTATATAAATCAACATCAAACTCCAGGATGGTTCTCGATACATATCCTAAATCGTTCCCTGCATCCACAATCGCATATCCGTCAGTTAAAGAATAGTAGATGTCAATGCCATGATTCTGCCAATTTGCAGGTTGCTGACCATGTATTCCTCCGCTGAAACCATCATAGAACAAATCGACTGCGTGTAAATAATTGACTACTCCAAATAATGCCACAAAAACCATCATCGCGATTTTAATACTAATGAGAAAATAAAAGTGTTTTCCGAACATTTTGTTATATCTCCAACATTTTTTTAAATCTTGCCCTATTAAGAAACACGCTTTCTTTTTCAACACGGTAATCATAATTACCCGGTTCAAAACGCATTTGATAACTGCCATCCGCTTGGGTCAACGCACGAAGTGTCTGACTGGTGACATAGGCGCTCACCGTTGCACCCTCTACAACAGGCGACCCGGTTTCAAGGGATGTGACCACACCACTCATTAGTGAACCAATATAAACACTGGCATTGATGGTATTTACCTTGCCAGGCTCAATAGGTTTATACCTACAATAATCAGCATAGCCAGTTCGGGTTACACCAATATCGGTACTAGTTTTTAATTCATAACAGTCAAAATTTTCAATAACATATCTTCCTTGCTCGTCTGCATAAACACTGTTTGGACTGTTGTCCACCCAGATCCAGGAAAAAGCACATGGCGTATTGTTACTCTCATCCCAGATCACACCCATGGCAGTGGTGGTCACTGCTTGGCCGGAACCAGCCATAGTCATAAACAATCCAAGGGTGATCGCTAGCCTGGTAATATTCTTTTTTAATTTCATAAAATCACCATCTGCTTTCCGGCCGGAATACATGGTGTGAGGGAATGAAGGAATTATTTCCGGGCCTTGATCATTCGTTTGGCTTGTTGCAAGTCAGCCGGGGTGTCAATCGAGAGCAAAGGGCGGCTGACCGGACAGACCTTGATGGCAACCCCCATTTCTAATGCGCGCAGCTGCTCAAGCTGCTCGCTTTTTTCCAAAGGGGTTTGCTTCCATTTCGCAAATTCCAGTAAAAAAGCGCGCCGATAGGCGTAAATGCCAAGATGCAGTAAAAAAGATTTATGGTGGGTGCTCCGGATATAGGGAATGGGTGAACGGGAAAAATAGAGTGCATGTCCATCAAGCGTACAGACGACTTTAACTGAATTGGAATTTCTGACTTCCCGGTCAGGCAAGGGTGCCGCCAGAGTACTCATTTTCAGTTGCTTGTCTTTTTGAAACGGCGCAACCAGCTTATCAATATAGGCCGGCGGAAGAAACGGCTCATCGCCCTGAATATTGACAATAAGGTCACCGGTAACACGGGCAGCCACTTCAGCCAACCGGTCCGTCCCGGTAGCACACTGGGGTGAGGTCATAATCACCTCACCGCCAAAGGACAAAACAGTATCAAAAATCCGCTGATCATCCGTCGCAACCATTAAACGGGATAATTTTTTTGCTTTGGAAGCCTGGCGCCAGACCCGCTCGATCAATGTCTTGCCGTTGAGATCTGCCAAGGGTTTGCCCGGCAGCCGGGTGGAACCCCAGCGTGCCGGAATCACTCCGATAATCCGCATAGAACATCCTTTTTGTTTGATAAAATCCACAGACTGCGATAATGTTCCAATCATCCCTGCCGCTTCATGACTCAGTCGCGATAACGGTCACAAATCGTTTGAATAATGGCGGAAGTACTGCGACCTTCCACCAGCGGAATATTGACCACCGACCCACCCAGTGCCTCGACCGTATCTTTGCCAATGACTTTTTCCTTGGGCCAATCCGCCCCTTTCACCAACACATTGGGTTTGATGGTTTCGATCAATTTTCCGGGATCAACTTCGTCAAACAGCACCACCACATCTACGCACTCCAGCGAGGCTAAAAGCTCGGCACGCTCTGCCTGATTAAGAATCGGTCTTTTTTCCCCTTTAATTTTCCGAACCGAGGTGTCTGAATTCAACCCTACGACCAACGCACTCCCCATTTTCCGGGCTTCCGCCAAATAACGAACATGCCCTTGGTGGAGAATATCAAAGCATCCATTGGTAAAAACAATCTTACGGGATTTTTTTGTCCAGTCCTCAATAAGCTCCGCTGCAGCCTCTGCGGAAATAATCTTACTTGCAGCTGTGCGGGGAATGCCAAGAATCATTTCCACGGCTCTTCTCCAATCCGTTTTTTCAGTTCAGCCTGGGTGGTGGTGGCAACCCCCACCTCCCCCACGGTAATCCCTGCCGCGCAATTGGCTGCCACGGCCGCTTCTTTAAAACTCCCGCCGGATGCCAATGCCAGTGTCAATGCCGAAATAACCGTATCCCCTGCGCCGGAAACATCATAGACTTCTTGTGCCACCGTATGAATATGCGATGTCCCGGATTTGGCTTCAAACAAAGACATGCCTTCTTCGCCGCGCGTAATCAAGACCGCCTCACACTGCAATGATTCCAGCATCTTTTTTCCGGCCTTGAGCAGGCTGGCGCGGTTGGTAATCGGCATCGCGGCTGCAATTGAGGCCTCGCTCTGATTAGGCGATATCAAGGTCACCCCGCGAAACTTGAAAATGTTCTGGGGTTTCGGGTCACCGGTGATAACTTTATTGTATTGCCTGGCCAGTGAAATAACGCCCTGCGAAAGGGATTCCGTAAGCAGACCTTTATTATAATCGGAAATAATCACACCATCTACTTGCTTCATCAATTTTGCGATTTTGGTTAAAATTTCAGTGATAATCGCAGGTCTTAAATTACCGGCAGACTCCCGGTCAATGCGCACGACTTGCTGGGAATGGGCAATGACGCGGGTCTTGGTGATCGTGGGCCGCGACCGGTCCTCTAAAATCAAATCCGTATTGACACCCTCTTTTTTCAACAGGGCTTTGATCCGGTGACCGGTGGCATCCCGGCCCACCACCCCGGCTAAAATAACCTTCCCGCCCAAGGCGGTAATATTTTTGGCCACATTGGCCGCACCACCCGGCAAAGCACTCTCTTTATTAACATGGACCACGGGAATGGGTGCTTCCGGGGAGATACGGGAAACGCTTCCCCAAATATATTCATCCAGCATCACATCCCCCACCACCAGGATTTTTTTATTGCTGAATTTATTAACCAGTCGCTTTAAATGAGCTGCTTGGACCTGTTTCATACCGCTAGTGTTCCTCCTCTGGGGGAAAGACCATGGTTTCGATAAGTTTACAGAGAATATGCCCCATGGCCAAATGAATTTCCTGGACCCGCATGGTATTGGATGATGGCACAGATAAAACCACATCGGAAAGTTCGTTCATCTTGCCGCCCTCGCCGACAAAGCTGACAACTTTCATCTGCTTCTGCCGCGCTGCTTGCATGGCCCCGATCACATTGGCCGAATTGCCGGAAGTACTCAACCCCAGCAGGACATCACCTGGCTGACCCAAGGCCTCCACCTGACGTTTAAACACGTTTTCAAAACCATAGTCATTGGCAATCGCAGTCAATGCCGAGGTGTCGGTGGTCAATGCAATTGCCGCTATGGCCGGACGTTCCCGTTGATACAGCCGCGCGACCAATTCAGTGGCATAATGCTGCGCATCCGCCGCTGAACCGCCATTACCGCAAATCAATAGTTTGTGTCCGGTTTTTATCGCCTCGGATATTAAAAACGCCGCCTGGGTTAGCGGCTTAGGCAATACCTCCGCCGCTTTCTCACGCAGGGCAATCCCGGCAATCAATTCCTGCCGGGCGAGTTCTTCCATTGCAGACATAGTTCCTCCATAAAATGCTTTTTAATTTTTCTGATTTTACACATTTTTCCATCACTATCCAAGTGAATAAAACACGACCTGTTCAGAAATTCAAATATTTTCTTTTCTCCATTTTTACAATACCACTTCTTCCAACTGTTTTTTTCGGTTTTCCCAATCCGGAAGATACTTTGTCAGAAAATTATAAAACCGTTTGTCATGCTGAGGGTATTTCAAATGACACAATTCATGTAGCACAACATATTCTATACACGATAGGGGTGCTTTAATTACCTCATAATTGATTGTAATTGTCCCTTTGGGTGAGCAACTTCCCCAGCGTTTTTGCATCCAGCGAAATTGTACTTTTGGCACACTATCCAATCGCTTTTTCAGCACTGAATAATAAGCATCTATTTTTTTCAGTATAATTTTCTTTGCATGTTCTTCGTACCATTGTTTCATTTGTTCATTGACGCCCGTATTTAGGGTACCGGTCGCCCTTACAGATAAAATAGATACGTTAAAAAACCGCCCAACCAATTTCACATGTGATGTTTTTCCCGGGTAACTTTTCAGACGATACTGTCTCCCCAGGTAATAATGTGTTTCTCCATTCAAATACTTTCTGGGAGACTGTGGAAGCGGCAATCGCTTAAAATAATCAATCTGCTTCACGATCCAGGGCATTCTTTTTCTTATGCCTATAATTAATTCTTCCTGCCGGCTCCCTTCATATTGCCCGGGTGCTTTTACCATCACTTGCATGTCAGGCCACACGGTCACATTAACGTATTTCCGGTTTTGATAGAAAACCTGAACTTTCACCTGCCTGCTGCCGTACGCCATCAATAGCGGCGCACATTGAGTCCCTGTCAACTTTTTCATGGACGTTGTACCTTGGCAATATGAATACATTTATCCATCATGTCATCAATCGCATCCAGCTCCACTTTCAATCCCTGCTCATCCTGAAAATCAAACAGGCTGTCTTCCATGGCATTTCGCATTCTATTTTTGACATCATCATTATCACCCCAGTTGACAATGCGGTTGCTTTCGATGTCATGCTCAATGGTTAAAGACAATTGTGCAATAATCCCCGAGTCTATCTCCCGGACTTTATCTACCACTTCCTTTAACACGCCGAAATAAGCTTTGGCAACATCATGGTTTTTAATGACTTCCGGAATATCATCCCCTGTCCGATTGATAACAGCATCCTTATACCGCATCATTGTTTCCAGGTATTCCCGTTCACCCATCCGCTTGCTATGAAAGGCGGCAATGGCATCCTGCAATAACTGTGAAAACCGTTTATAAAAAACCGGATCTTCATCCATATGGATGTTAATCGCACGTTGTGTCCGGTGGGCAATCGTATCCGCCTTGGCGCCTTCACCACTGACTTTTGCCACTTCCTGATCAAAAGCTTCCTTATTAAAAATATTCACCAACGGTGTGATTTTTTCAATCGCGCCGGCTTTGACATGCGTATCAAGCAACTTTTGGATCTTAGATTCATACTCACCATAATCAATTACCTCAGAATAACGGTGCCGCACGGATAAACGCAGCTTCGAGAAAAAGACCAAATCTTTTTTATAGATTTCAATTTTTTCTTCCGGCGTTTCCTGATGAAAACGAAGACTTGAAAAAGCCAGGCTCATGAGACGGGCATAGCCGGACAAACGGTCATAAAAACAATACCGCCTTGCTTCATCACCCAGATGCTGTTCCAGGGCACCAACATCAAATTTATTTGGAACCTCTTTGAAAACATCCCAAAGCATGCTGTGTTTTTGGGGAATCTTCGCAATTTCTTTGGAAATATCTACAATCATATCCTGCAAATCATCCTGATCATATTCAGCCAGAGCGCGATACAATTCCAGGCTCTGATCAAGGTTTTCCAACACACCGCTGTAATCAATAATCAAACCATATTCTTTCCCTTCGAACAACCGGTTGACCCGGGCAATGGCCTGCAACAAAGCATGGTCTTTCAGCGTCCGGGTCAGGTAGAGCACACCATTACAGGGCGCATCAAATCCTACCAACAACTTATCTACAACAATGATAATTTCCGGATCTTTCGAATTTTTAAAATTATTGATAATATTGTCATTGTATTTTTTTTCATTGCCATGGATGTCCATCATCCGCTTCCAGAAAACTTTTATCTCATCTGTATGTTCTCCATAGATATCTTCCTCACCTTCCCGGTCATCCGGACCGGAAATAACAACTTCAGAAGAGACCATGCCGAATTCATCCAGGTAAGATTTATATTTCAATGCCGCCGATTTGCCGGGTGTCACAAGTTGTCCCTTTTGATTGGTTCCCTTGAACGTCTCTTTAAAGTGAATACTAATGTCCCAGGCTGTCTGCATAATTTTTTGCTCGGTTTTGTTGATCTGATTGGCACTGCTAAACTTGCGCTTCAAATCAGCAATCTGCTTTTTCGTCAACTGGTCGGTGATGCGCTCAAACCAGGCATCAATGGTTTCTTCATCTACTTCCTGAATCACATGCCGGCCTTCATAGAGAAGCGGCACAACTGATTTATCCTTCACCGCCTGATCCATGGTATACGTATCAATAATGCCGCCGAATTTTTCCATGGTATTTTTCTCGCGCTTGACAACCGGTGTTCCGGTAAAAGCAATATAGGCGGCTTTTGAAAATATTTGACGCATATTGACATGGCGCACTTTATACTGGCTGCGCTGTGCCTCATCAACCAGCACAAAAATATCCGGACTGTCATTACGAATCAATTCGTTTTTGACAATTGATTCGAATTTATCTATAACCGTTGTAATGATTTGCCGGCCCCGGTCCTGAATTAATTCCGCCAAGTGTTTGCCCGTAG
This genomic window contains:
- the kdsB gene encoding 3-deoxy-manno-octulosonate cytidylyltransferase, producing the protein MRIIGVIPARWGSTRLPGKPLADLNGKTLIERVWRQASKAKKLSRLMVATDDQRIFDTVLSFGGEVIMTSPQCATGTDRLAEVAARVTGDLIVNIQGDEPFLPPAYIDKLVAPFQKDKQLKMSTLAAPLPDREVRNSNSVKVVCTLDGHALYFSRSPIPYIRSTHHKSFLLHLGIYAYRRAFLLEFAKWKQTPLEKSEQLEQLRALEMGVAIKVCPVSRPLLSIDTPADLQQAKRMIKARK
- a CDS encoding AAA family ATPase, which encodes MIKRLQKIHLIDKETAFLWGPRQTGKSTLLKQRFPHAPYYDLLLSDEFERINRRPATLREEVLAIQQDTQQQPVIIDEVQKVPALLDDIQWLMVNHGKQFILCGSSARKLKRSAANLLGGRAIRYELYPFIYKELPHFDLLRALNHGLLPRHYLSDHPEILIKSYIGDYLREEIAAEAHIRNIPAFGRFLEAAAFSHGEMLNYQNIASESGVSAPTVKEYFQILQDTFIGRMLPSFRKRPKRRVIHAPKFYFFDMGMTNILLRRGKIFPRSENFGKAFEHFIFQEISAHRHYSGLDYSLAYWRTASQLEVDFILGEHEIALEVKGTENVTPHHLKNLRAFMEEYSVKHAIVVAMVQKPRVVGNIHIMPWRYFLDQLWDGKLIK
- the gmhA gene encoding D-sedoheptulose 7-phosphate isomerase, translating into MSAMEELARQELIAGIALREKAAEVLPKPLTQAAFLISEAIKTGHKLLICGNGGSAADAQHYATELVARLYQRERPAIAAIALTTDTSALTAIANDYGFENVFKRQVEALGQPGDVLLGLSTSGNSANVIGAMQAARQKQMKVVSFVGEGGKMNELSDVVLSVPSSNTMRVQEIHLAMGHILCKLIETMVFPPEEEH
- the rfaE1 gene encoding D-glycero-beta-D-manno-heptose-7-phosphate kinase, with the translated sequence MKQVQAAHLKRLVNKFSNKKILVVGDVMLDEYIWGSVSRISPEAPIPVVHVNKESALPGGAANVAKNITALGGKVILAGVVGRDATGHRIKALLKKEGVNTDLILEDRSRPTITKTRVIAHSQQVVRIDRESAGNLRPAIITEILTKIAKLMKQVDGVIISDYNKGLLTESLSQGVISLARQYNKVITGDPKPQNIFKFRGVTLISPNQSEASIAAAMPITNRASLLKAGKKMLESLQCEAVLITRGEEGMSLFEAKSGTSHIHTVAQEVYDVSGAGDTVISALTLALASGGSFKEAAVAANCAAGITVGEVGVATTTQAELKKRIGEEPWK
- a CDS encoding carboxypeptidase regulatory-like domain-containing protein, with amino-acid sequence MAQITVPGIDNRIPTRFGVCERNGAYKIMGLHSGEFDVEVQAAGYSSSSKGFMVTLGEETENANITLVAQTTIAGVVKSHGNGRLENPRVMLLDASNQVVLQTVPDNGGNYILSPLSDGSHSVKASALGMKSQTIANLNAGDRADFTLSPLIGKDEAISYPNSSRGDRLTFLYWLEEDATVLIRVYNQSAELVWDWEGPGIGGRFNRHHWQVSGVAPGVYLYKVTARNNQGSVSSFKDGKLTVIK
- a CDS encoding M48 family metallopeptidase — encoded protein: MKKLTGTQCAPLLMAYGSRQVKVQVFYQNRKYVNVTVWPDMQVMVKAPGQYEGSRQEELIIGIRKRMPWIVKQIDYFKRLPLPQSPRKYLNGETHYYLGRQYRLKSYPGKTSHVKLVGRFFNVSILSVRATGTLNTGVNEQMKQWYEEHAKKIILKKIDAYYSVLKKRLDSVPKVQFRWMQKRWGSCSPKGTITINYEVIKAPLSCIEYVVLHELCHLKYPQHDKRFYNFLTKYLPDWENRKKQLEEVVL
- a CDS encoding UPF0164 family protein — translated: MNKMSRFGSVFFVGILMMQTSVLWAGDRPASKRAMSFLQLGAGPRAYGMGEAFTGLADDVTALSWNPSGLSQIQDIQILFMHNQWISNLRQEYLAGTYPVFGGCAAAQVSYLNSDIQLRRDEDGLLVRDFGLTA
- a CDS encoding AAA family ATPase, with the protein product MQEIHLIDKETAFLWGPCQTGKSTLLKQRFPHASYYNLILSDKFERSNRRLATLRKEVLAMQQDTHHQPIIIDEVQKVPALLDDIQWLMVNHEKQFILCGSSARKLKRSAANLLGGRAIRYGTDYGAGD
- a CDS encoding HsdR family type I site-specific deoxyribonuclease, which encodes MESINTTPEFDELHLSKLPALHLLQNLGYTYIKPEEARRMRGGRTDQVLLEGVLTKWLQKNNRIEYKGKSHPFSEGNIHSAIQALKEPLIDGLVRTNEKIYDLLCLGKSFVQTIEGNTKSFTLNFIDWQNPENNIYHVTDEMSVLCEDNKSIFRPDIVLFVNGVPLSVIECKSSSIKDPMGEAISQHLRNQQGEGIQKLYVFSQILLSISVNQAMYGTVGTPKKFWGIWREADKGFEEDVAKKCEMALNKEQIDEIYGNAGWVAKEDEAPYGTVSRKVTEQDRLLYALCQPKRLLELTYQFMLYDGKDKKIARYQQYFCVYGMIERIKEYDEDGARRGGVVWHTQGSGKSLTMVYLAKAIALMGIDSDYKIILVTDRINLDGQIKKTFTDCGKTVARATTGKHLAELIQDRGRQIITTVIDKFESIVKNELIRNDSPDIFVLVDEAQRSQYKVRHVNMRQIFSKAAYIAFTGTPVVKREKNTMEKFGGIIDTYTMDQAVKDKSVVPLLYEGRHVIQEVDEETIDAWFERITDQLTKKQIADLKRKFSSANQINKTEQKIMQTAWDISIHFKETFKGTNQKGQLVTPGKSAALKYKSYLDEFGMVSSEVVISGPDDREGEEDIYGEHTDEIKVFWKRMMDIHGNEKKYNDNIINNFKNSKDPEIIIVVDKLLVGFDAPCNGVLYLTRTLKDHALLQAIARVNRLFEGKEYGLIIDYSGVLENLDQSLELYRALAEYDQDDLQDMIVDISKEIAKIPQKHSMLWDVFKEVPNKFDVGALEQHLGDEARRYCFYDRLSGYARLMSLAFSSLRFHQETPEEKIEIYKKDLVFFSKLRLSVRHRYSEVIDYGEYESKIQKLLDTHVKAGAIEKITPLVNIFNKEAFDQEVAKVSGEGAKADTIAHRTQRAINIHMDEDPVFYKRFSQLLQDAIAAFHSKRMGEREYLETMMRYKDAVINRTGDDIPEVIKNHDVAKAYFGVLKEVVDKVREIDSGIIAQLSLTIEHDIESNRIVNWGDNDDVKNRMRNAMEDSLFDFQDEQGLKVELDAIDDMMDKCIHIAKVQRP
- the rfaE2 gene encoding D-glycero-beta-D-manno-heptose 1-phosphate adenylyltransferase; this encodes MILGIPRTAASKIISAEAAAELIEDWTKKSRKIVFTNGCFDILHQGHVRYLAEARKMGSALVVGLNSDTSVRKIKGEKRPILNQAERAELLASLECVDVVVLFDEVDPGKLIETIKPNVLVKGADWPKEKVIGKDTVEALGGSVVNIPLVEGRSTSAIIQTICDRYRD